Proteins co-encoded in one Psychromonas sp. L1A2 genomic window:
- a CDS encoding MATE family efflux transporter produces MPFFIESKKIIKLSVPLFIAQFAQTAMGFVDTVMAGGVSSTDMAAVAIASSIWLPCILFGVGVLMAVVPLTAQAHGANDLEQIPKTGQQGLYLALLLSIPIGVILFNAGMLMTLMDIEELLALITVKYLYAMIFAIPAFLLFQALRNYIEGLSLTKPAMVIGFLGLLVNIPLNWMFVYGEWGAPAMGGAGCGVATAIVYWLMSMALAGYVYYTKKLRHYPLFINFTKPDMKHILSISKLGLPVAVAMFFEVTIFAAIAILVAPLGANVVASHQIAINFSSMIFMLPMSIANAVSIRVGFNLGKKSNNGAKQASYAGFAIGLGASIITALSTVIFKEQIALLYSDHREVIDLAIVLILLSAIYQCVDAIQVVAAGALRGYKEMNAIFTRTFISYWIVGLPLGYVLGMTDLLTEPLGAVGFWIGITVGLTVAAILLGQRLYVIQKTRFA; encoded by the coding sequence GTGCCTTTTTTTATTGAATCTAAAAAAATCATCAAACTCAGTGTTCCTTTATTTATTGCCCAGTTTGCACAAACGGCAATGGGTTTTGTTGATACTGTCATGGCAGGTGGAGTGAGTTCTACTGACATGGCTGCAGTTGCAATCGCATCAAGCATTTGGTTACCCTGTATTCTTTTTGGCGTGGGTGTTTTAATGGCTGTTGTGCCACTAACTGCACAAGCACATGGCGCCAATGATCTAGAACAAATTCCTAAAACAGGCCAGCAAGGATTATATCTTGCCTTATTACTGTCTATTCCAATTGGTGTGATCTTATTTAATGCCGGCATGTTAATGACATTGATGGATATAGAAGAGTTACTTGCTTTGATCACAGTAAAATATCTATACGCCATGATCTTTGCCATTCCAGCGTTCTTATTATTTCAAGCATTACGCAATTATATTGAAGGCCTATCACTAACAAAACCCGCAATGGTGATTGGCTTTTTAGGGCTACTAGTTAACATTCCATTAAACTGGATGTTTGTATACGGTGAATGGGGAGCACCAGCAATGGGTGGTGCGGGTTGCGGCGTTGCAACTGCGATTGTTTATTGGTTAATGAGCATGGCATTAGCCGGATATGTTTACTACACAAAGAAACTAAGACATTACCCACTGTTTATCAATTTTACTAAACCTGACATGAAGCATATATTATCCATCAGTAAATTGGGGTTACCTGTTGCTGTTGCAATGTTTTTTGAGGTCACTATTTTTGCAGCTATTGCAATATTAGTTGCTCCATTAGGCGCGAATGTTGTCGCATCACATCAAATTGCAATTAACTTCTCTTCAATGATTTTTATGTTACCAATGAGTATCGCTAATGCAGTCAGTATTAGAGTCGGTTTCAACTTAGGTAAGAAAAGCAATAATGGTGCAAAACAAGCCAGTTATGCGGGTTTTGCTATTGGTTTAGGCGCATCAATTATTACCGCCCTTTCCACAGTAATCTTTAAAGAGCAGATTGCTTTATTATATTCTGATCATCGAGAAGTGATTGATCTAGCCATAGTCTTAATTCTTTTATCTGCTATTTACCAATGTGTTGATGCAATACAAGTCGTTGCAGCTGGGGCTTTACGTGGTTATAAAGAAATGAATGCTATTTTTACCCGTACTTTCATCTCTTATTGGATCGTAGGTTTACCACTAGGTTATGTATTAGGCATGACTGATTTATTAACTGAACCTTTAGGCGCAGTAGGTTTTTGGATAGGCATTACGGTCGGGTTAACCGTTGCCGCGATCTTATTAGGCCAACGACTTTACGTGATACAAAAAACACGTTTTGCATAA